Within the Corallococcus exiguus genome, the region TCACGCACTGGCTCTGCTCCACGACGGAGCGCAGCCGGTGCCGGGGCAGGGCCGGGTCGATGGGCACGTACGCCCCGCCCGCCTTCCAGACGGCGAGCATGGCGACGAGGAACTCCAGCTCCCGGTCCAGGAAGAGCGCGACGATGCGGTCCGTGGACACGCCCGCGGCCAGCAGGTGGTGCGCCAGCCGGTTGGCCCGCGCGTCCAGCTCCCGGTACGTGAGGGAGCGGCCCTCGCACACGGCGGCGAGCGCGTCCGGTGTGCGGTTCACCTGGGCCTCGAAGACCTCGTGGAAGCACTCGTCGCGCCGCCAGGGCACGTCCGTGCGGTTCCAGTCCAGCAGCTGGCGCTGGTGTTCGGCGGGGGGGAGCAGCGGCAGCCGGGAGAGGCGCTGGCGCGGGTCTCGCGCGGCGCCCTCCAGCAGCGTCTGGTAGTGGCCCGCGAGCCGCTGGACGGTGGCCTCGTCGAAGAGGTCGGTGTTGTATTCGAACCAGGCGACCAGGCCGTCCTTGTCCTCGGTGAGGCTCAGGGTCAGGTCGAACTGCGCGGAGCCGGTCTCCACGTCCACCGGCGTCAGCGTCAGGCCGTCCAGCTCCAGGCGGGGCGGGGGCATGTTCTGCAGCGCGAACATGACCTGGAAGAGTGGCGGGCGGCTCAGGTCGCGCGGCAGTTGCAGCGCCTCCACCAGCTTCTCGAAGGGGACGTCCTGGTGGGCGTAGGCGCCCAGCGTCGTCTGGCGCACGCGGCCCAGCAGCTCCACGAAGCGCGGGTCGCCGGAGAGGTCCGTGCGCAGGGCCAGCGTGTTGACGAAGAAGCCGATGAGCCCTTCGGTCTCCACGTGGCCGCGGTTGGCGATGGCGCTGCCGATGACGACGTCCTCCGTGCGCGCGTAGCGGCCCAGGAGCACGTTGAAGCCCGCCAGCAGCGTCATGAAGAGGGTCACGTCCTGGCGGCGCGACAGCTGTTGGAGCGCATCCGTCAGCGCCCTGCCCAGCTTCCAGGCGTGGCGCGCGCCCCGGTAGCGCTGCGCGGCCGGGCGGGGCCGGTCCGTGGGCAGCTCCAGCGAGGGCGGTGCTCCGGTCAGCTGCTGCTTCCAGTACGCCAGCTGCGCGTCCAGCCGCTCGCCGCGCATCCACTGGCGCTGCCACACGGAGAAGTCCCCGTACTGCACGGCCAGGGGCGGAAGCGCGGCGGCCTGCCCGGAGGTGAAGGCGCCGTAGAAGGCGGCCAGCTCGCGCACGAAGACGCTGATGGACCAGCCGTCGGAGATGATGTGGTGCATCGTGACGAGCAGCACGTGCTCCATGCCGCCCAGGTCCAGCAGGCGCGCGCGCAGGAGCGGACCCGTGGCCAGGTCGAAGGGCCTGCGCGCCTCCTCCTCCACGCGCTGGCGAACGGCGTCCTCGCTGGCGCCGGACAGGGCCTCCACGTGCACCGGCACCTCCACCGTGGGGTGCACCCGCTGCACGGGCTGTCCGTCCACCAGCGCGAAGGTGGTGCGCAGCGTTTCGTGGCGCTGCACGAGCGCCTCCAGGCTCTTCGCCATGGCCTGGACGTCCAGCGGACCCAACAGCCGCACCGCGCCCGCGACGTTGTAGGCGGTGAGGCCGGGCTCCAACTGGTCGAGGAACCACAGCCGCTGCTGGGCGAAGGACAGCGGCAGGGCCGCGTCCCGCGGCGCGGGGACCAGCGGCGGCAGGGCGTCCCCCGAAGCCTCGGCGCGCGCGCTGTCCACGCGGGTGGCGAGCCCCGCCACCGTGGCGGACTCGAAGAGGATGCGCAGCGGCAGCTCGGTGCCCAGCGCGGAGTTGAGGCGGGACATCACCTGGGTGGCCAGGAGCGAGTGGCCGCCCAGCTCGAAGAAGTTGTCGTGCCGTCCCACGCGGGGCACGCGCAGCAGGCTCGCCCAGGTGCCGGCGATGAGCTCCTCCGTCGCGCCCTGGGGCGGCAGGAAGGCCTGCGCCGCCTGGGGGCGCAGGGGCGCGGGCAGCGCGCGCAGGTCCACCTTGCCGTTGATGGTGAGGGGCAGGGACTCCAGCAGCATCCACGCCTGGGGGATGAGCGACTCCGGCAGGCGCTCCTTGAGGAAGCCGCGCAGCTCCTCGAAGGTGGGCGCCGTCTGGCCCTGGCGCGGGACGACGTAGGCCACCAGCTCCCGGGAGGACGCGGCGGGGGCGTCCTCCCGCGCCAGGTTTCGGGCCGGCGGTTCACGCTGTTCGGAAGGGGATTCGGAGAGCCGGGGGTGCGTGGACGACATGTTGGAGCGGTCCTCGGGAGGATGGTCGGCGGAAGGAGGGAATGCGGCGCGCGGGCGCGCAGCCTTGGCTCAGAAGTAGGACTGGAGGACGCCACGGCGGCGCACGTCGAGCGTGGCGCAGTGGAACGAACCTCCCAGCCGGTAGAAGTTCGTGAAGTTGCAGGTGATGGGCTTGAAGCCCCAGTCCTTGAACGCGCGGATCAGCGTGTGCTCGTTCTTGTCCACGACGAGGCGCTGCTCATCGAGCATGAGGATGTTCATGCTCAGCCACTTGCCGCTGAAGTAGAGGATGAGGTCGTCCGAGGCGCAGGGCGGCGGCGCGCGGAGGATGTCCCACGACTTGAACATCCGCGGCAGCTCGTCCACGCGCTCCGGGTTCACCAGCAGCTTGCCGGGCGCCAGCGGCATGAACGTCGTGTCGATGTGCATGGGCTTGGTGTCCCGGCACTTCAGTTCGTGGATGCGGTACTCGCTGCCCAGGTGCCGCCGCAGCCACTCCACGCCGAACGCGTTCGTCACGTGGCTGCGGATGTAGAAGAGGTCCCGGCCGCAGCGCACGAAGTCCGCCGCGTCGAAGAGCGGCTCGAACTCCGTGAGGGCGTAGCGCATGGGCTCGTCGTCACCCGGCACCTCCCAGGTGTCGTCGAACGACTCGTCCGTCAGCTGCGGCTTGGGCGCGGAGGTCCACCGCGCGCCCGCGTGGAAGTACTCTTTCAATAGCTTCCGGTAGGGATGTACCTCGAAATAGCGGGAGCGCCACGGCATGGGCGTCTCGATGAGGTGGTCGCCCACGACGAGCAGCAGGTCCCGGGGCATGGCCGTGTAGAGGCCTCCCGGCGAGTGCCAGTCCGGCGTGGAGAAGGGCTTCGTGTGGGAGACGCGCTCGGGGCGGCGGACGCGGATGCCCTCGGCCTCCAGGATGTGGGCGAACTCGTCCAGGTCCCGGTTGGCCGCGTCCACCATGTCCTGGGGGAAGGGCTTGCCGCCGTGCTCCTGGAAGAAGCCCCAGTGCTTGCGGGGCATGGTCGACTTGAGGGTCACGTGCCACGAGGGCACCGTGGCGCCGTCCGCGACGCCGACGATGACCTCCTCGAGCGGATCCCATTCGGTGTGCGAGGAGACCACCGGAAGCGACTGGGACTGCGGGACCAGCGACGGGTGCTGCGAGGCCAGTTGGAGGTTGGTGCGTTGCATGGCGTGTCTTCTCCGCGGGGGGTGAGGGTCAGGGCAGGGGATGCGGGGACGGGCCGCGCGGGGGCGGCTCCAGCGGGAGCAGGCGCGGATCCAGCGCGGGGGGCTCGGGTTCCACGGCCTGCTCGCGCGCGAGCACCACCACGTCCTGGATGGCGGGGTGCTGGCGGAGCGCTGCTTCAATCTCGCCCAGCTCCACGCGGACGCCGCGGATCTTCACCTGGTGGTCGCCGCGCCCCAGGAACTCCAGCTCGCCGTCCGGCAGCTGGCGGGCCAGGTCGCCGGTGCGGAACAGGCGCGAGCCCGGAGGGCCGAAGGGGTCCGGCACGAAGCGCTCCGCGCTCAGGTCCGGCCGCAGGAAGTAGCCCCGCGCCAGGCCCGGTCCGCCCAGGTACACCTCGCCGGGCGCGCCCGGGGGGACTGGCTGTCCGCGCACGTCCAGCACGTGCATCTTCATGTTGCCCAGCGGCTGGCCCAGCGGCACCGCCTTGCGCGCCATGCCGGGCGCGCAGGTGAACCACGTGGCGTCGATGGACACCTCCGTCTGGCCGTAGAAGTTGAAGAGCGTCGCGGAGGAGTGCTCCGCCAGCCGGTCCACCAGGTCCGTCGTCAGCGCCTCGCCCCCGCAGACCACCGTGCGCAGCGCGTGGCAGTCCGCCATGCGGGGCTCCTCCAGCACCACGCGCAGCAGCGACGGCACCACGTTCATCTGCGTGACGCCGCGCCGGGCCATGAGGTCCGCGATGTAGCGGCTGTCCTGGTGCGCGCCGTCGCGCACCATCACCGCGCGGGCCCCCGCGAGCAGCGCGCGGAAGAACTCCCAGATGGAGGCGTCGAAGCCGAACGAGGCCACCTGGAGGACGCGGTCCTCCGGCCCGATGGGCAGCGCGTGCTGTTCCCAGAGCATCCGGTTGGCGATGCCCGCGTGGGAGATCATCACTCCCTTGGGGACGCCAGTGGAGCCGGAGGTGTGCACCACGTAGGCCAGCTGCTCCAGGTGGACGGTCCGCGCGGGAGGCGTCTCCAGCAGGCCTTCCTGTCGCCACGCGCCGGGCTCCAGGCGCGCCTCCGGCGGCACCGGCAGCTTGACCGCGAGCGAGGCGGGCGCGAGCACGTAGCGGGCGCGGCACTCCGCGACCATCAGGGCCAGCCGCTGCGTGGGGGCTCCGGCGTCCATCGGCACGAAGGCGCCGCCGGCCTTCATGACCGCGAGCATCGCCACCAGCACCTCCGTCGAGCGGGGCAGGCACAACGCCACGCGCTCCTCGGGCTCCAGGCCGGATGCGAGCAGCAGGTGCGCGAGCCGGTTGGCCCGGCGCTCCAGCTCCGCGTACGTGAGGAGGTCGTCCTCGCACTCCACCGCGATGGCCTCCGGCGTGCGCCGTGCCTGCTCCTCGAAGAGGGCGTGCAGGGGGCGCGGAGACAGCGGCACCGCGGGCGGGTGGAAGGACTCCAGCGCCTGTTGGCGGCCGGCCGCGTCCAGCAGCGGCAGCGCGGAGACGCGGCGCTCCGGATCCGCCGCGATGCCCTCCAGCAGGCGCTCGTAGGCCCGCGCCAGCCGGTGGGCGGTGGAGGCGTCGAAGAGGTCCGTGTTGTATTCGAGCCAGCCCGTCAGCGCGCCCGACGTCTCGACCAGCGTGAGGGTGAGCTCGAACTTGGCGGTGTCCGTCTCCAGGTCCAGGTTCGTCAGCGTGAGCCCCGGGAGCGCCAGCGGCTGGAGCGGCGCGTTCTGGAGGACGAACATCGTCTGGAAGAGCGGCGAGCGGCTCAGGTCCCGCTTCACGCGCAGGTCCATCACCAGCTTCTCGAAGGGGACGTCCTGGTGGGCGAAGCCACCCAGGGCCGTCTCGCGCACGCGGCCCATCAGGTCCGTGAAGCGTGGGTCGCCGGAGAGGTTCGTGCGCAGGGGCAGCGTGTTGACGAAGAAGCCGATGAGCCCCTCGGTCTCCGCGCGGTTGCGGTTGGCGATGGGCGTGCCGACGACGAGGTCGTCCTGGCGCGTGTAGCGCTGGAGCAGCACCAGCCACGCGGCCATCAGGGTCATGAACAGCGTGGCCCCCTCCTGACGGGACAGGACGTTCAGCGCGGCGGTGACGGCCGGGGACACACCCAGGGGCAGCTGCGTCCCGCGGAAGGTCTGGGCCGGAGGACGCGGCCGGTCCGTGGGAAGGCCCAGCGCGGTGGGCGCGTCCGCCAGGTGCGCGCGCCAGTACGCGAGCTGCTCCTCCAGCACGTCGCCCTGGAGCCAGTCGCGCTGCCAGCGGGCGAAGTCGGAGTACTGCACCGTGAGCGGCGGGAGCGGCGAGGGCGCGCCCTGGAGGAAAGCCGCGTACAGCGCGGCCAGCTCGCGCACGAACACGCCAATGGACCAGCCGTCGGAGACGATGTGGTGCATCGACAGCAGCAGGATGTGCTCGGCGTCCGACAGGCGCAGCAGCTTCCAGCGGATCAACGGACCGCGCTCCAGGTCGAAGGGCGCGGCCACGTCCTCGGCGGTCAGCTCCCGCACCCGGCGCGCGGTCTCCCGCGCGTCCAGCCCGCCCAGGTCCACCACGTGCAGCGGCAGCTCCGGCGCGGGACCCACGACCTGCACGGCCTCGCCCTCGCGGGCCTGGAAGGTCGTGCGCAGGGATTCGTGGCGCTGGACGATCTCCTGGAAGCTCTTCTCCAGGGCGCTTCTCTCCAGCGTTCCGCTGAGGCGCACGGCGAAGGGGATGCCGTAGTGGTGGCTGCCCGGCTCCAGCCGGTCCAGGAACCACAGCCGCTGCTGGGCGAAGGAGGGCGGCAAGGCCCGGGGCTTCGCCGCGCGCTGCTGGATGAGGGCCCGGGCGCGGGCGCGCTTCTCCTCCAACGCGGAGGACTGCTTCTCGTCACTCATGATTCGATTTCTCCGCTTTCGAGCTCAGCGATGAGTGCGTCCAGCTCCGCCTCGGACAGCCCATCCACCCGGGGCAGCGC harbors:
- a CDS encoding amidinotransferase; translated protein: MQRTNLQLASQHPSLVPQSQSLPVVSSHTEWDPLEEVIVGVADGATVPSWHVTLKSTMPRKHWGFFQEHGGKPFPQDMVDAANRDLDEFAHILEAEGIRVRRPERVSHTKPFSTPDWHSPGGLYTAMPRDLLLVVGDHLIETPMPWRSRYFEVHPYRKLLKEYFHAGARWTSAPKPQLTDESFDDTWEVPGDDEPMRYALTEFEPLFDAADFVRCGRDLFYIRSHVTNAFGVEWLRRHLGSEYRIHELKCRDTKPMHIDTTFMPLAPGKLLVNPERVDELPRMFKSWDILRAPPPCASDDLILYFSGKWLSMNILMLDEQRLVVDKNEHTLIRAFKDWGFKPITCNFTNFYRLGGSFHCATLDVRRRGVLQSYF
- a CDS encoding non-ribosomal peptide synthetase codes for the protein MSDEKQSSALEEKRARARALIQQRAAKPRALPPSFAQQRLWFLDRLEPGSHHYGIPFAVRLSGTLERSALEKSFQEIVQRHESLRTTFQAREGEAVQVVGPAPELPLHVVDLGGLDARETARRVRELTAEDVAAPFDLERGPLIRWKLLRLSDAEHILLLSMHHIVSDGWSIGVFVRELAALYAAFLQGAPSPLPPLTVQYSDFARWQRDWLQGDVLEEQLAYWRAHLADAPTALGLPTDRPRPPAQTFRGTQLPLGVSPAVTAALNVLSRQEGATLFMTLMAAWLVLLQRYTRQDDLVVGTPIANRNRAETEGLIGFFVNTLPLRTNLSGDPRFTDLMGRVRETALGGFAHQDVPFEKLVMDLRVKRDLSRSPLFQTMFVLQNAPLQPLALPGLTLTNLDLETDTAKFELTLTLVETSGALTGWLEYNTDLFDASTAHRLARAYERLLEGIAADPERRVSALPLLDAAGRQQALESFHPPAVPLSPRPLHALFEEQARRTPEAIAVECEDDLLTYAELERRANRLAHLLLASGLEPEERVALCLPRSTEVLVAMLAVMKAGGAFVPMDAGAPTQRLALMVAECRARYVLAPASLAVKLPVPPEARLEPGAWRQEGLLETPPARTVHLEQLAYVVHTSGSTGVPKGVMISHAGIANRMLWEQHALPIGPEDRVLQVASFGFDASIWEFFRALLAGARAVMVRDGAHQDSRYIADLMARRGVTQMNVVPSLLRVVLEEPRMADCHALRTVVCGGEALTTDLVDRLAEHSSATLFNFYGQTEVSIDATWFTCAPGMARKAVPLGQPLGNMKMHVLDVRGQPVPPGAPGEVYLGGPGLARGYFLRPDLSAERFVPDPFGPPGSRLFRTGDLARQLPDGELEFLGRGDHQVKIRGVRVELGEIEAALRQHPAIQDVVVLAREQAVEPEPPALDPRLLPLEPPPRGPSPHPLP